A part of Anaeromyxobacter diazotrophicus genomic DNA contains:
- a CDS encoding sensor histidine kinase, with amino-acid sequence MASTPFSGWSGTARKLLLGFGALVVTFGLASWLALAGLARIQAATARMLGEEESVRLALELASAVRDQYAHQAHTIIIGDESHLGFYEQAEQRVLRLTEQLRKRAGSGGERAAVEDIEAASAELDVIFRRSIVPAVVKGDVRFVRAEHARAQLVVTRIQDRAEELVAAFEARIAAARAEVDAVERRTYRWIVALLVGAPLLAAAVSLAIGRSIARPLAALQAGTARLAAGDLEAHLALDRRDEFGALARQFNAMTAALKEHQARLVQSEKLAGVGRLAAGVAHEINNPLGVILGYTRLMKKRADGALREDLGVIEEETLRAKEIVEGLLDLSRPVQVGREAVDLRAAAEEVVARLREAAVLDGVEVMVAGDAIVEGHPSKLRQVLTNLVRNAAEAAGPGGAVAVSLGEEAGEARVAVRDSGPGLGPAAQARLFEPFFTTKERGTGLGLAISRAIARAHGGEIEAADAPGGGAIFQLRLPRRPEGVIA; translated from the coding sequence GTGGCGTCGACTCCCTTCAGCGGCTGGTCCGGCACCGCGCGGAAGCTCCTGCTCGGCTTCGGGGCGCTGGTCGTGACCTTCGGGCTCGCCTCGTGGCTGGCGCTCGCGGGCCTCGCGCGGATCCAGGCCGCCACCGCCCGGATGCTGGGCGAGGAGGAGAGCGTCCGGCTGGCCCTCGAGCTCGCCAGCGCGGTGCGGGATCAGTACGCGCACCAGGCGCACACCATCATCATCGGGGACGAGAGCCACCTCGGCTTCTACGAGCAGGCCGAGCAGCGCGTGCTGCGCCTCACCGAGCAGCTCCGGAAGCGGGCCGGCTCGGGAGGCGAGCGCGCCGCCGTGGAGGACATCGAGGCGGCCAGCGCCGAGCTGGACGTGATCTTCCGCCGGAGCATCGTGCCGGCCGTGGTGAAGGGGGACGTGCGCTTCGTGCGGGCCGAGCACGCCCGCGCCCAGCTCGTCGTGACGCGCATCCAGGACCGGGCCGAGGAGCTGGTGGCCGCCTTCGAGGCGCGCATCGCCGCCGCGCGCGCGGAGGTGGACGCGGTCGAGCGCCGCACCTACCGCTGGATCGTCGCGCTGCTCGTGGGGGCGCCGCTGCTCGCGGCGGCGGTGAGCCTCGCCATCGGACGCTCCATCGCGCGCCCGCTGGCGGCGCTGCAGGCGGGCACGGCGCGGCTGGCGGCGGGCGACCTCGAGGCGCACCTCGCGCTGGATCGCCGGGACGAGTTCGGCGCGCTGGCGCGCCAGTTCAACGCCATGACCGCCGCGCTCAAGGAGCACCAGGCGCGGCTCGTCCAGAGCGAGAAGCTGGCCGGGGTGGGGCGGCTCGCCGCCGGCGTGGCGCACGAGATCAACAACCCGCTCGGCGTCATCCTCGGCTACACGCGGCTCATGAAGAAGCGGGCCGACGGCGCGCTGCGCGAGGACCTCGGCGTCATCGAGGAGGAGACGCTCCGCGCGAAGGAGATCGTGGAGGGGCTGCTCGACCTGTCGCGGCCGGTGCAGGTCGGGCGCGAGGCGGTCGACCTCCGCGCCGCCGCCGAGGAGGTGGTGGCGCGCCTGCGCGAGGCGGCGGTGCTCGACGGCGTCGAGGTGATGGTCGCCGGGGACGCGATCGTGGAGGGGCACCCCTCGAAGCTCCGCCAGGTGCTCACGAACCTGGTCCGCAACGCCGCCGAGGCGGCCGGGCCGGGCGGCGCGGTCGCGGTGTCGCTCGGGGAGGAGGCCGGCGAGGCGCGGGTGGCGGTGCGGGACAGCGGGCCCGGGCTCGGGCCGGCGGCGCAGGCGCGGCTCTTCGAGCCGTTCTTCACCACCAAGGAGCGCGGGACGGGCCTCGGCCTCGCCATCTCGCGCGCCATCGCGCGCGCGCACGGCGGCGAGATCGAGGCGGCCGACGCGCCGGGCGGCGGGGCGATCTTCCAGCTCCGCCTGCCGCGCCGCCCGGAAGGAGTCATCGCGTGA
- a CDS encoding nitrite/sulfite reductase, whose product MSETTTTTRKPTATAPANTTSTATSTAATTATTTATTASTAAATATATATTTTTSSTAGRERAGFAEAADVDAFLAELRRFERGEIDAEQWRAYRTLRGVYGQRQEGHMVRVKVPQGVLSAEQLRAIAAVARPYARGFGHITTRQDVQLHFVAQEHLVAVLARLGEAGLTTHGACGNAVRNVVACPHAGVSQDELFDVTPYAEAVTRHFLRHPLGSSLPRKFKIAFEGCAEDHARTAIQDIGFRARLRSEGARAVRGFAVTVAGGTSSACTSGSPLVEFLPAADVLALAEAIVRVFHARGDREHRQRNRLKFLVRQLGFETFRTLLTEELARVRAEGAPALPFDPEAAPVELPPARARPAAPSPPALAARVAADPPRGPGLLPDTAAELAPPAAARELFRRTNAQPQRQRGYSTVTLSPARGDLTAAQLEAVADLALAYGDGAVRLASGGHVLLRWVPDAEIEALYEGAAAAGLGRAGAGSAGDVIACPGAESCRLAVADTRLLARDVDAHVRGGLGARALTERLPLHVSGCPNGCSQHHLAAIGLQGSLRKLAGRAVPQYFVLLGGGVDERGARFGKLAAKIPRRRVPEAVERLTALWLAARRPGEEAGAFFAREHERARAALRELEELRVEDVREEDFAPLEDGGPAEPSGPATTAA is encoded by the coding sequence GTGTCCGAGACCACGACCACGACCCGCAAGCCGACCGCGACCGCGCCGGCGAACACGACCTCGACCGCGACCTCGACGGCGGCCACGACGGCGACCACGACGGCGACCACGGCCTCGACGGCGGCCGCGACCGCGACCGCGACCGCGACCACGACCACGACCTCGTCCACGGCGGGGCGGGAGCGGGCGGGGTTCGCCGAGGCGGCGGACGTCGACGCCTTCCTCGCCGAGCTCAGGCGCTTCGAGCGCGGCGAGATCGACGCCGAGCAGTGGCGCGCCTACCGGACGCTGCGCGGCGTCTACGGGCAGCGGCAGGAGGGGCACATGGTGCGGGTGAAGGTGCCGCAGGGCGTGCTCTCGGCCGAGCAGCTGCGCGCCATCGCCGCCGTCGCCCGGCCCTACGCGCGGGGCTTCGGCCACATCACCACCCGCCAGGACGTGCAGCTGCACTTCGTGGCGCAGGAGCACCTCGTGGCGGTGCTGGCGCGGCTCGGCGAGGCGGGGCTCACCACGCACGGCGCCTGCGGGAACGCGGTGAGGAACGTGGTCGCTTGCCCGCACGCCGGCGTGTCGCAGGACGAGCTGTTCGACGTGACGCCCTACGCCGAGGCGGTGACGCGCCACTTCCTGCGCCACCCCCTCGGCTCCTCGCTCCCGCGCAAGTTCAAGATCGCGTTCGAGGGGTGCGCCGAGGACCACGCGCGTACGGCCATCCAGGACATCGGATTCCGGGCGCGGCTGCGCAGCGAGGGCGCCCGGGCGGTCCGCGGCTTCGCGGTGACGGTGGCGGGGGGCACCTCCTCGGCCTGCACCTCGGGCAGCCCCCTCGTCGAGTTCCTGCCGGCGGCCGACGTGCTGGCGCTGGCGGAGGCCATCGTCCGCGTGTTCCACGCGCGCGGCGACCGCGAGCACCGCCAGCGGAACCGGCTCAAGTTCCTGGTCCGGCAGCTCGGGTTCGAGACGTTCCGGACGCTGCTCACCGAGGAGCTGGCCCGCGTGCGGGCCGAGGGCGCTCCCGCGCTGCCCTTCGACCCGGAGGCGGCTCCCGTGGAGCTCCCGCCCGCGCGCGCCCGCCCGGCGGCGCCCAGCCCCCCGGCCCTCGCGGCGCGGGTGGCGGCCGATCCCCCGCGCGGCCCCGGACTCCTCCCCGACACGGCCGCCGAGCTCGCGCCGCCCGCCGCCGCGCGCGAGCTGTTCCGCCGCACGAACGCGCAGCCCCAGCGGCAGCGGGGGTACTCGACCGTCACGCTCTCGCCGGCGCGCGGCGACCTCACCGCCGCGCAGCTCGAGGCGGTGGCCGACCTCGCGCTCGCCTACGGGGACGGCGCGGTGCGGCTCGCCAGCGGCGGCCACGTGCTCCTGCGCTGGGTGCCGGACGCCGAGATCGAGGCGCTGTACGAGGGCGCCGCCGCGGCCGGGCTCGGCCGCGCCGGGGCCGGCAGCGCCGGGGACGTGATCGCCTGCCCCGGCGCCGAGTCGTGCCGCCTGGCCGTGGCCGACACCCGCCTGCTGGCGCGCGACGTGGACGCGCACGTCCGCGGTGGGCTGGGGGCGCGCGCCCTCACGGAGCGGCTCCCGCTGCACGTCTCCGGGTGTCCCAACGGGTGCAGCCAGCACCACCTCGCCGCCATCGGTCTGCAGGGCAGCCTGCGCAAGCTGGCCGGGCGCGCGGTGCCGCAGTACTTCGTGCTGCTCGGCGGCGGGGTGGACGAGCGCGGTGCGCGCTTCGGCAAGCTCGCCGCCAAGATCCCGCGCCGGCGGGTGCCGGAGGCGGTGGAGCGCCTCACCGCCCTGTGGCTCGCCGCGCGCCGCCCGGGAGAGGAGGCCGGCGCCTTCTTCGCCCGGGAGCACGAGCGGGCCCGCGCCGCGCTGAGGGAGCTCGAGGAGCTGCGGGTGGAGGACGTCCGGGAGGAGGACTTCGCGCCCCTGGAGGACGGAGGGCCCGCCGAACCGTCCGGGCCGGCGACGACTGCGGCCTGA
- a CDS encoding NAD(P)-dependent alcohol dehydrogenase produces MSKTKAYATTSPRSPLGPFEIERREPREHDIVIEIAYCGVCHSDIHQARDEWGGSIFPMVPGHEIAGKVTKVGARVEKFKEGDLAGVGCMVDSCRTCEPCRRDLEQFCERGAAMTYNGTEMDRKTPTYGGYSQRVVVDERFALKIQPGQDLSGVAPLLCAGITTYSPLRHWKTKPGSRVGVVGLGGLGHMAVKLAAAMGAEVTMLSTSKRKEADARRLGAHEFGLTSDQATFKKLGNRFDLIIDTISAPHDYNAYLGMVKVDGTMVLLGVPPQPAPVHAFSLIGGRKSISGSLIGGIAETQEMLDFCAQHRLVADVEVIPIQQINEAYERMMKGDVRYRFSIDAKTLA; encoded by the coding sequence ATGTCGAAGACCAAGGCCTACGCCACCACCTCCCCCCGCTCGCCCCTCGGCCCGTTCGAGATCGAGCGGCGCGAGCCGCGCGAGCACGACATCGTCATCGAGATCGCCTACTGCGGCGTCTGCCACTCGGACATCCACCAGGCGCGCGACGAGTGGGGCGGGTCGATCTTCCCCATGGTGCCGGGCCACGAGATCGCCGGGAAGGTGACGAAAGTCGGCGCGCGCGTCGAGAAGTTCAAGGAGGGCGACCTGGCCGGGGTCGGCTGCATGGTGGACTCCTGCCGCACCTGCGAGCCGTGCCGCCGCGACCTCGAGCAGTTCTGCGAGCGGGGCGCCGCCATGACGTACAACGGCACCGAGATGGACCGGAAGACGCCCACCTACGGCGGCTACTCACAGCGGGTGGTGGTCGACGAGCGGTTCGCGCTCAAGATCCAGCCGGGCCAGGACCTCTCCGGCGTGGCGCCGCTCCTCTGCGCCGGCATCACCACCTACTCGCCGCTCCGCCACTGGAAGACCAAGCCGGGCAGCCGGGTGGGCGTGGTGGGACTCGGCGGCCTGGGCCACATGGCGGTGAAGCTCGCCGCGGCGATGGGGGCGGAGGTGACGATGCTCTCCACCTCGAAGCGGAAGGAGGCGGACGCGCGGCGGCTCGGCGCCCACGAGTTCGGGCTCACCTCCGACCAGGCCACCTTCAAGAAGCTCGGCAACCGCTTCGACCTCATCATCGACACCATCTCGGCGCCGCACGACTACAACGCCTACCTGGGGATGGTGAAGGTGGACGGGACGATGGTGCTGCTCGGCGTCCCGCCGCAGCCCGCGCCGGTGCACGCCTTCTCGCTCATCGGCGGCCGCAAGAGCATCTCCGGCTCGCTCATCGGCGGCATCGCCGAGACGCAGGAGATGCTCGACTTCTGCGCCCAGCACCGCCTGGTCGCGGACGTCGAGGTGATCCCGATCCAGCAGATCAACGAGGCGTACGAGCGGATGATGAAGGGCGACGTCCGCTACCGCTTCTCGATCGACGCCAAGACCCTGGCGTAG
- a CDS encoding synaptic vesicle VAT-1 family membrane protein has product MRAIWITRVGGPEVLEVRDGPDPAPRAGEVRVRVRAAGLNFADIMARLGLYPDAPKLPAVVGYEAAGVVDALGPGVTAPAVGTRVLAMTRFGGQAELVCVPAAQAVPMPEGMSFEEGAALPVNYLTAYHALFRVAALRPREKVLVHMAAGGVGLAALQLCRTVEGVETFGTASAGKHAALRQQGCDHPIDYRSQDYEAEVRRLTGGRGVDIVLDPLGGKDWKKGYRLLRPAGRLVAYGFANLASGEKRDYLRLAQEMVQLPVYTPIGLMNDNRAVAGVNMGHLWGELELLAEEMTALVGLYQRGAIRPHVDATFPFARAAEAHRHIQSRRNVGKVVLVP; this is encoded by the coding sequence ATGAGGGCGATCTGGATCACGCGGGTGGGCGGCCCCGAGGTGCTGGAGGTCCGGGACGGCCCCGACCCCGCGCCGCGCGCGGGCGAGGTGCGGGTGCGCGTCCGCGCGGCCGGCCTCAACTTCGCGGACATCATGGCGCGGCTCGGGCTCTACCCGGACGCCCCCAAGCTCCCGGCGGTGGTGGGCTACGAGGCGGCCGGCGTGGTGGACGCGCTCGGCCCGGGCGTGACCGCGCCGGCGGTGGGGACGCGGGTGCTCGCCATGACCCGCTTCGGCGGCCAGGCGGAGCTGGTCTGCGTGCCGGCCGCGCAGGCGGTGCCCATGCCCGAGGGGATGAGCTTCGAGGAGGGCGCGGCGCTGCCCGTGAACTACCTCACCGCCTATCACGCGCTGTTCCGGGTGGCGGCCCTGAGGCCCCGCGAGAAGGTGCTCGTCCACATGGCGGCGGGGGGCGTGGGCCTCGCCGCGCTGCAGCTCTGCCGGACGGTGGAGGGGGTCGAGACCTTCGGCACCGCCTCGGCCGGGAAGCACGCGGCGCTCCGGCAGCAGGGGTGCGATCACCCCATCGACTACCGCAGCCAGGACTACGAGGCCGAGGTGCGCCGTCTCACCGGCGGGCGCGGGGTGGACATCGTGCTCGACCCGCTCGGCGGCAAGGACTGGAAGAAGGGCTACCGCCTGCTGCGCCCCGCCGGGCGGCTCGTCGCCTACGGGTTCGCGAACCTCGCGAGCGGCGAGAAGCGCGACTACCTGCGCCTCGCCCAGGAGATGGTGCAGCTCCCCGTCTACACGCCCATCGGGCTCATGAACGACAACCGCGCGGTGGCCGGCGTCAACATGGGCCACCTGTGGGGCGAGCTCGAGCTCCTGGCCGAGGAGATGACCGCGCTGGTCGGGTTGTACCAGCGCGGGGCCATCCGGCCGCACGTGGACGCGACCTTCCCCTTCGCCCGCGCGGCCGAGGCGCACCGCCACATCCAGTCGCGCCGGAACGTCGGCAAGGTCGTGCTGGTGCCGTGA
- a CDS encoding carboxymuconolactone decarboxylase family protein — protein sequence MAPKLPAHFLRFQKKHPDVAKAFEELGKRVHDGGPLSERERRLVKLGIAIGVNTEGAVHSALRQALGAECSREDAEHVALLAITTLGWPRALAAMSWVHDALDGGEGTDV from the coding sequence ATGGCCCCCAAGCTCCCCGCCCACTTCCTCCGCTTCCAGAAGAAGCACCCCGACGTCGCGAAGGCGTTCGAGGAGCTCGGCAAGCGCGTCCACGACGGCGGCCCGCTCAGCGAGCGCGAGCGGCGGCTGGTGAAGCTGGGCATCGCCATCGGCGTCAACACCGAGGGGGCGGTCCACTCGGCGCTGCGCCAGGCGCTCGGCGCCGAGTGCTCGCGCGAGGACGCCGAGCACGTGGCGCTCCTCGCCATCACCACCCTCGGGTGGCCCCGCGCGCTGGCGGCCATGAGCTGGGTCCACGACGCGCTCGACGGCGGCGAGGGCACCGACGTCTAG
- a CDS encoding copper-binding protein, whose protein sequence is MPLPRQPLRARAALLAAALAALALAAACRGGSAPAAGAAARRYTVRGEVVALPRPQAKPAQLTLRHEAIPGFADATGAVVGMPSMVMALDLGPAASTAGLAPGDKVEAVLAVDFSRPLVQIERLDKLPASTALRLDAPPGGVDEAAHPSR, encoded by the coding sequence ATGCCCCTCCCCCGCCAGCCGCTCCGCGCCCGCGCGGCCCTGCTCGCCGCGGCGCTCGCGGCGCTGGCGCTCGCGGCCGCCTGTCGCGGCGGGTCGGCGCCGGCCGCGGGGGCCGCGGCCCGCCGCTACACGGTGCGCGGCGAGGTGGTCGCCCTGCCCCGCCCGCAGGCGAAGCCGGCGCAGCTCACGCTGCGCCACGAGGCCATCCCCGGGTTCGCCGACGCGACCGGCGCGGTGGTCGGCATGCCCTCGATGGTGATGGCGCTCGATCTGGGCCCCGCGGCCTCGACCGCGGGGCTCGCGCCCGGCGACAAGGTGGAGGCCGTGCTGGCCGTCGACTTCTCGCGTCCGCTCGTGCAGATCGAGCGGCTCGACAAGCTCCCGGCGTCGACCGCGCTGCGGCTCGATGCGCCTCCCGGCGGGGTGGACGAGGCCGCTCACCCCTCCCGGTAG
- a CDS encoding HlyD family secretion protein, with translation MSNDARPSPADPPPPPPPRAAPAPGERPAADPARTRRRRVRVAIAVAVLALAALGWWLHARRYEDTDDAQIDGNISAVSPRVSGTVLAVHVVDNQAVRAGDVLVELDTTDLEVALAQARAAVVQAEAQVAAETPSVDITQATNLAQVQGADADVENARADAEASQRELEQAQANDRLAQLQLERAKRLVAGASMAPAEYDQRLAQAEVARAAVAAARQRVEGRRTRLAAALSRQREAHQNAPRQLVTREAQVAVRRANLDLARAQLKQAQLNLSYARVTAPADGIVGKKSVNVGDRVQPGQQLLALTQTGELWVTANFRETQIELMRVGQRAEVHVDAISRDYGGVVESFAGATGSRYSLLPPENASGNYVKVVQRIPVRIRLDPGQPGMERLRPGMSVGPSVKVR, from the coding sequence ATGTCGAACGACGCCCGGCCGAGCCCCGCCGACCCGCCGCCGCCGCCGCCCCCGCGCGCCGCGCCGGCCCCGGGCGAGCGGCCGGCCGCGGACCCCGCCCGGACCCGGCGGCGCCGGGTGCGCGTCGCGATCGCGGTCGCCGTCCTCGCCCTGGCGGCGCTCGGGTGGTGGCTCCACGCGCGGCGGTACGAGGACACCGACGACGCCCAGATCGACGGCAACATCAGCGCCGTGAGCCCGCGGGTGTCGGGCACCGTGCTGGCGGTGCACGTGGTCGACAACCAGGCCGTGAGGGCGGGCGACGTCCTCGTCGAGCTCGACACGACCGACCTCGAAGTCGCCCTGGCGCAGGCGCGGGCGGCGGTGGTCCAGGCCGAGGCGCAGGTCGCGGCGGAGACCCCGAGCGTCGACATCACCCAGGCGACGAACCTGGCGCAGGTCCAGGGGGCCGACGCCGACGTGGAGAACGCGCGCGCGGACGCCGAGGCGTCGCAGCGCGAGCTCGAGCAGGCGCAGGCGAACGACCGCCTGGCGCAGCTGCAGCTCGAGCGCGCGAAGCGGCTCGTCGCCGGCGCGAGCATGGCGCCGGCCGAGTACGACCAGCGCCTGGCGCAGGCGGAGGTGGCGCGGGCGGCGGTGGCGGCGGCGCGGCAGCGGGTGGAGGGGCGGCGGACCCGCCTCGCCGCCGCGCTCTCGCGGCAGCGCGAGGCGCACCAGAACGCGCCGCGGCAGCTGGTGACGCGGGAGGCGCAGGTGGCGGTGCGCCGCGCGAACCTCGACCTGGCGCGGGCCCAGCTCAAGCAGGCGCAGCTCAACCTCTCCTACGCCCGGGTGACCGCGCCCGCCGACGGCATCGTCGGCAAGAAGTCGGTCAACGTGGGCGACCGGGTGCAGCCCGGGCAGCAGCTGCTCGCGCTCACCCAGACCGGCGAGCTGTGGGTGACCGCCAACTTCCGCGAGACGCAGATCGAGCTCATGCGCGTCGGGCAGCGGGCGGAGGTCCACGTGGACGCGATCTCCCGCGACTACGGCGGCGTGGTCGAGAGCTTCGCCGGCGCGACCGGCTCGCGCTACAGCCTGCTGCCTCCGGAGAACGCGAGCGGCAACTACGTGAAGGTGGTGCAGCGGATCCCGGTCCGGATCCGGCTCGACCCGGGGCAGCCCGGGATGGAGCGGCTCCGGCCCGGCATGTCGGTGGGGCCGTCGGTGAAGGTGCGGTGA
- a CDS encoding sigma-54-dependent transcriptional regulator has product MSRVKVLVVDDKENMLKLFGKILAEGYELTTAQDGARALSLVAGEAFDVVVTDLRMPGAGGFEVLQAVKARHPSTEVVMMTGYATVADAVQAMKQGAYDYLEKPFDPDAAALVVQRAAERKRLRDEAASLRRELEGTYSFHNLIGKSPRMLEAYRLLEQAAGLDITVLLLGETGTGKELAARAVHYHSARKERRFVPVNCGALPPDLVESELFGHARGAFTGAAGAKPGLFEEAQGGTIFLDEVGELPLPTQVKLNRALQEKEIRRVGDTAAVKVDVRVIAATHRDLKAEAAAGRFREDLYYRLNVFPIRLPPLRERVEDVPLLAAHFLEKHARAFRRDVAEFAPDALRALTAYAWPGNVRELENAVERAVAVAKGRVVGAEDLPPDLAAAPAAGAGEALPDLPLRDVVELARDRVTRDYLVALLRELKGNVTKAAARAGMERESLHRLLKKHGLRSDDYREG; this is encoded by the coding sequence GTGAGCAGGGTCAAGGTGCTGGTGGTGGACGACAAGGAGAACATGCTCAAGCTGTTCGGCAAGATCCTCGCCGAAGGCTACGAGCTCACCACCGCCCAGGACGGCGCCCGCGCGCTGTCGCTCGTCGCCGGCGAGGCGTTCGACGTGGTCGTGACGGACCTCCGCATGCCGGGCGCCGGTGGGTTCGAGGTGCTGCAGGCGGTGAAGGCGCGCCACCCCTCGACCGAGGTGGTGATGATGACCGGCTACGCGACCGTCGCCGACGCGGTCCAGGCGATGAAGCAGGGCGCCTACGACTACCTCGAGAAGCCGTTCGACCCCGACGCGGCGGCGCTGGTGGTGCAGCGCGCCGCGGAGCGGAAGCGGCTGCGCGACGAGGCGGCGAGCCTCCGGCGCGAGCTCGAGGGCACCTACAGCTTCCACAACCTCATCGGCAAGAGCCCGCGCATGCTGGAGGCCTACCGGCTCCTCGAGCAGGCGGCGGGGCTCGACATCACGGTGCTGCTCCTCGGCGAGACCGGGACGGGCAAGGAGCTCGCCGCCCGCGCCGTCCACTACCACTCGGCGCGGAAGGAGCGGCGGTTCGTGCCGGTGAACTGCGGGGCGCTGCCGCCGGACCTGGTCGAGAGCGAGCTGTTCGGGCACGCCCGCGGCGCCTTCACCGGCGCCGCCGGCGCGAAGCCCGGGCTGTTCGAGGAGGCGCAGGGCGGGACGATCTTCCTCGACGAGGTGGGCGAGCTGCCGCTGCCGACCCAGGTGAAGCTCAACCGCGCGCTGCAGGAGAAGGAGATCCGGCGCGTGGGCGACACGGCGGCGGTGAAGGTCGACGTCCGCGTCATCGCCGCCACCCACCGCGACCTCAAGGCCGAGGCGGCGGCCGGGCGCTTCCGCGAGGACCTCTACTACCGCCTCAACGTCTTCCCGATCCGGCTCCCGCCGCTGCGCGAGCGCGTGGAGGACGTGCCGCTCCTCGCGGCGCACTTCCTGGAGAAGCACGCCCGCGCCTTTCGGCGGGACGTGGCGGAGTTCGCGCCGGACGCGCTGCGCGCGCTCACGGCCTACGCCTGGCCCGGCAACGTGCGCGAGCTCGAGAACGCGGTCGAGCGGGCGGTGGCGGTGGCGAAGGGGAGGGTGGTCGGCGCCGAGGACCTGCCTCCCGATCTGGCGGCGGCGCCCGCCGCCGGGGCCGGCGAGGCGCTGCCGGACCTGCCGCTGCGCGACGTGGTCGAGCTGGCGCGCGACCGCGTCACCCGGGACTACCTGGTCGCGCTGCTGCGGGAGCTGAAGGGCAACGTCACCAAGGCGGCCGCGCGCGCCGGCATGGAGCGCGAGAGCCTGCACCGGCTGCTGAAGAAGCACGGGCTCAGGAGCGACGACTACCGGGAGGGGTGA
- a CDS encoding aldo/keto reductase produces METTRLGRTGLEVSRLCLGTMNFGPETSEADAFRIMDRALEAGVQFFDTANVYGQKMTEWGKLPKSGLTEQIVGRWLAQGGRRERIVLATKVYGAMYEGPNGRGLSALHVRRACEDSLRRLRTDHLDLYQMHHVDRAVPWEEIWQAMELLVQQGKVLYVGSSNFAGWNIAQACESAARRGFLGLVSEQSLYNLSARTVELEVLPACRAYGLGVLPWSPLGGGLLGGALQQATEGRRSSERIAQRIAANRARLEPWEQLCRELGHAPADVALAWLLHRPGVTAPIVGPRTMQQLEDALRAARLKLDAAVLERLDRIWPGPGGEAPEAYAW; encoded by the coding sequence ATGGAGACGACGCGGCTGGGGAGGACGGGGCTCGAGGTGAGCCGGCTCTGCCTGGGGACGATGAACTTCGGCCCGGAGACGAGCGAGGCGGACGCGTTCCGGATCATGGACCGCGCCCTCGAGGCGGGCGTCCAGTTCTTCGACACCGCGAACGTGTACGGCCAGAAGATGACCGAGTGGGGCAAGCTCCCGAAGAGCGGCCTCACCGAGCAGATCGTGGGGCGCTGGCTCGCCCAGGGCGGGCGGCGCGAGCGGATCGTGCTCGCCACCAAGGTCTACGGGGCCATGTACGAGGGGCCGAACGGCCGCGGGCTGTCGGCGCTGCACGTCCGGCGCGCCTGCGAGGACAGCCTGCGGCGGCTCCGCACCGACCACCTCGACCTGTATCAGATGCACCACGTGGACCGCGCCGTGCCCTGGGAGGAGATCTGGCAGGCGATGGAGCTGCTCGTGCAGCAGGGGAAGGTGCTCTACGTGGGGTCGAGCAACTTCGCCGGCTGGAACATCGCCCAGGCGTGCGAGTCGGCGGCCCGGCGCGGGTTCCTCGGGCTCGTCTCCGAGCAGAGCCTCTACAACCTGTCGGCCCGCACCGTGGAGCTGGAGGTGCTCCCCGCCTGCCGCGCCTACGGGCTCGGGGTCCTGCCCTGGAGCCCCCTCGGCGGCGGGCTGCTCGGCGGCGCGCTCCAGCAGGCGACCGAGGGGCGGCGGTCGAGCGAGCGCATCGCGCAGCGCATCGCGGCGAACCGCGCGCGCCTCGAGCCGTGGGAGCAGCTCTGCCGCGAGCTCGGTCACGCCCCGGCCGACGTGGCGCTGGCGTGGCTCCTCCACCGGCCCGGGGTGACGGCGCCCATCGTCGGGCCGCGCACGATGCAGCAGCTCGAGGACGCGCTCCGCGCGGCCCGCCTGAAGCTCGACGCCGCCGTGCTGGAGCGGCTCGATCGCATCTGGCCCGGCCCCGGCGGCGAGGCGCCGGAGGCGTACGCGTGGTGA